The genomic interval CAGCCTCCATCTTGCGAACTACCTCGCGCAATACGGCATTGCGGCTAAGGTTATAAATAATTTCGACGCGGAATGGGATATATTCCGCGACGCGTACGGATCCGCGAAACGCCCTCCGATCGTCGGCATTTCGACTACGTTCCATCTTTCTTATATGGAGGCTAAGCGTATCGCAGGAGAGATAAGGAAGGAATATCCGGACGCTGTCATAGCGCTGGGCGGCGCATTCGTGAACGAGCAGTCCATAAACGGGGAACTCAGGGACATGGAAAAGCCTATGCGCAAATACGGCATAAATTACATACTCCATGCGTTCAATTCCGAGGCCGATCTGAGGGACCTTGTCCTGGCCTCAAGAAAAGGCGCGCTGCCGGGCAGCGTTAACAACCTCGCCTATCTCGGCGGCGGCGATCTCAAGTCCTGCGCATTCGGGACGACGGGGACGAAATGGAACGACCCTGTCCTGGAGGATGATCCCGAGTTATGGGATAAGCTGGATATGAAGTTCGTGAACCATACCGTCCAGACGAGGACTTCGTACGGCTGCCCGTTCTCCTGCGCGTTCTGCTCATATCCGAAGACGGCGAAAAAATTCTGCCAGATGGACATCGATGCTGTCGAAAAACAGGTAAATGGGCTTCTGAAGATTCCGGGCGTCGATAAGATAATATTCGTCGACGATACATTTAACGCGTCTCCTGCCCGTTTTAAGGACATATGCCGCAGTCTCGGCAAATATAATTTTGAATGGTTCGCCTTCCTGCGGGCCAACCTTATAGATGAGGAAACGGCAAGGCTGATGGTCAGGTCCGGATGCAGGGGCGTCTATCTCGGTATAGAATCGGCCGATGACGCTGTGCTGAAGAATATGAACAAGAAGGCCACGCACTCTCAATGTCTCGAGGGCATAAGGTTTCTGAAGAAATACGGCGTAACTACCGTGGCCGCGTTTATAATAGGTTTTCCGGGCGAGACGGAAGAGACCCTTAAGGAAGATGTAGAGTTCATAGAGTCGAGCGGGGTCGATTTTTACACCCTGAAGGAGTTTTATTACATGAAGCATACGGCCGTATACGAGGATCGCGGCCGGTTCGGCCTGTCGGGCATTGGGAACAAGTGGCGGCACGATACGATGGATTACAAAAAGGCGCAAGCTGCGAAGATAGATATGTTCAGGTCAATCAAAAACAGCGTATATGTCGATGCGGATACGAGCCTGTGGTATATAGCTTACCTTTATGACCAGGGATACGATATAAGCCGGACAGCGGCGGCACAGCGCCGTATAAACGGCATCGCGGCCCGGCAGATAGACGGTATGACGGATGATAACGACAGGCTCTTTAAAGAGCTAGGCGAAATATTATCGAAAGAGGCGGTGCGCAAATGAACGGTCAGGATAAAAAAGAAGCCTTGAGGAAGGTCAAAGAGGACATCAAACGCTCCGAATATAAGAGCGCATTTTCGCGCCTCGATCTCATAACCAGCCACGACGACGATTTTGTCCTGCAATCGAGGTATGCCGCCCTTTTCAGATCGATCAGGACGGAAGGCCTCGATCTTAAAAAGATCCGTGTAGCGGTGCTTGCGACCAGCACCGTCAGCCATTTCAACGATATATTAAGGTACTGGCTGGCGAAAGAAGGATTCGACGCCGACATATACGAATCGGAGTATGATACTGTCAGGCAAACGATAATGGACAAGAACAGCCCCCTCTACGACTTCGGACCGGACATAGCCGTGATATTTACGAATTACAGGGATGTCGCGTTCGATGTGCCGCCGGGCAGCTCCCGCGAGGAAATTAAAAGCGCGGTTTCGTCGGCGGTCCGCGATGTAGCGTCCCTCTGGGACGCGCTTAACAGGAATTCGAAATGCCATATAATACAGAATAACGCGGACCTGCCGTACCACCGCACTTTCGGAAACTTCGAAGGCGCGGCACCATGGACGAAGATCAATGTCCTGAGGCTGTTCAACCTTGAGCTCGCCAGCGCGGCCGTGCCCGGCGTGACCATATTCGATCTCGATTTCGTATCGTCGGCGTACGGTAAACGCAAATGGCATGACGCCGAGTATTGGTACCATTCCAAACACGCTTTCAGCCTGGATGCGACAGGGCTGGTCGCACACGACCTGTCTAAGGTGATAGGCTCGATAAAAGGGCGGGCAAAAAAATGCCTCGTCCTCGACCTCGACAATACCATCTGGGGCGGAGTAATAGGCGATGACGGTATCGAGGGCATCGCGCTCGGCAGCGGTCCCGACGGCGAAGCATTCGCGGATTTCCAGCGGTATCTCGCGCTCCTGAAGAGACGCGGGGTCATACTTGCCGTATGCAGCAAGAACGACGAGGAGACCGCCAAAGAGCCGTTCCTCAAACACCCGGACATGCACCTTAAGCTGGAGGACATGGTCGTATTTAAAGCGAACTGGGATGATAAGCCGTCCAATATAAGGCAGATAGCGTCAGAGCTGAACATAGGGCTCGACGCAATAGTCTTCGTCGACGACAATCCGGCCGAGCGGGAGCTCGTGAGAAGCACTCTTCCGATGGTGAGCGTCCCGGAACTGCCGCCGGACCCGGCCGGTTACGTCCACGCGTTGACAAGCCACTCATATTTCGAGACGGTCTCATTCTCCGACGAGGATAGGGCTCGGACCGAATATTATAAAAGTAATGTCACGCGCCTGGGGTTTCAAAAGCAGTTTACCGATCTCGCCGATTATCTGAAGAGCCTTGGCATGGAGATGGCGGTATGGACATTCGACGATTTCAACCTCCCCCGTATATCGCAGCTTGTGAATAAGTCGAACCAGTTCCATCTTACTACGACCAGATACACCGAACAGGAACTGAGATCGATGCGGGACGACCCCAAGAGGATCTGCCGGTCATTCAGGCTTAGGGACCGTTTCGGCGACAACGGCCTGATATCGGCGGTAATACTTGAGAAGAAGACGCCCGGCGAGGCGGTGATAGATACCTGGGTCATGAGCTGCCGCGTCCTGTCGAGAAGCTGCGAGGAATTTATCTGCCGGGAGATGATAACCCTGGCAGAAGAGGCAGGTGTGAAGAGGATAACGGGTAAGTATATACCGACGAAGAAGAACAGGCTCGTCAGCGGATTATACGAAAGACTCGGCTTCCGTACCGCAGGTCAGGAAGCCGAGGCGTTTCTATGGTCGCTCGATATCGGCCGGGGGACAACGCTTCCGGAGACATTCATAAAGAGGGCCGTTGAAACAGATAGTGTAAGGATGTAAGGAGGGCTATGACCGGCAAGAGGGATTCTATAAAGGAGCGCCTGAACGGGATTTTCAGGGAAGTCTTTGACGACGATACGATCGAGATATCGGATACTATGACAGCGAAGGATATCGCCGAGTGGGATTCGCTGAATCATATAGTACTCGTAGTCGCCGTGGAGAAAGAGTTCGGCCTGAAGCTTAACGCCGCAGAGGTCGGGAAGCTGGAGAATGTCGGATCGATGCTGACGCTCCTCGAAGGCCGCGCTACAAAATAATAACGAGGCACGGATGGATTTCATATCTATTAAATTTGCCGTCTTTGTAATGCTTGCGCTTACCGCATTTTCGGTCTGTCCGAAAGCGCGCCGCATGAGTGTTATCATGCCGTTTATCAATCTGGCGTTCCTAGCCACGTTTGTGACCGATCTGCGGCAGCTTGCGCCCCTGGGGCTGTTTTTAGCCGCGGGGTTTGTTTCCATAAAGATGATTGAACGTTTTCCGACGCGGGCGAACATGGTAGCCGCGCTGGCTGCTATACTTGCCG from Candidatus Omnitrophota bacterium carries:
- a CDS encoding HAD-IIIC family phosphatase, encoding MNGQDKKEALRKVKEDIKRSEYKSAFSRLDLITSHDDDFVLQSRYAALFRSIRTEGLDLKKIRVAVLATSTVSHFNDILRYWLAKEGFDADIYESEYDTVRQTIMDKNSPLYDFGPDIAVIFTNYRDVAFDVPPGSSREEIKSAVSSAVRDVASLWDALNRNSKCHIIQNNADLPYHRTFGNFEGAAPWTKINVLRLFNLELASAAVPGVTIFDLDFVSSAYGKRKWHDAEYWYHSKHAFSLDATGLVAHDLSKVIGSIKGRAKKCLVLDLDNTIWGGVIGDDGIEGIALGSGPDGEAFADFQRYLALLKRRGVILAVCSKNDEETAKEPFLKHPDMHLKLEDMVVFKANWDDKPSNIRQIASELNIGLDAIVFVDDNPAERELVRSTLPMVSVPELPPDPAGYVHALTSHSYFETVSFSDEDRARTEYYKSNVTRLGFQKQFTDLADYLKSLGMEMAVWTFDDFNLPRISQLVNKSNQFHLTTTRYTEQELRSMRDDPKRICRSFRLRDRFGDNGLISAVILEKKTPGEAVIDTWVMSCRVLSRSCEEFICREMITLAEEAGVKRITGKYIPTKKNRLVSGLYERLGFRTAGQEAEAFLWSLDIGRGTTLPETFIKRAVETDSVRM
- a CDS encoding acyl carrier protein; translation: MTGKRDSIKERLNGIFREVFDDDTIEISDTMTAKDIAEWDSLNHIVLVVAVEKEFGLKLNAAEVGKLENVGSMLTLLEGRATK
- a CDS encoding radical SAM protein → MKDIEFIFIAQSETIDYGGYSKLPADRIELYRDLVYPRMVYFKGAFRSHLDLINYFTEGKFFNEAGYAERRKLLNMWNLPGMNSLHLANYLAQYGIAAKVINNFDAEWDIFRDAYGSAKRPPIVGISTTFHLSYMEAKRIAGEIRKEYPDAVIALGGAFVNEQSINGELRDMEKPMRKYGINYILHAFNSEADLRDLVLASRKGALPGSVNNLAYLGGGDLKSCAFGTTGTKWNDPVLEDDPELWDKLDMKFVNHTVQTRTSYGCPFSCAFCSYPKTAKKFCQMDIDAVEKQVNGLLKIPGVDKIIFVDDTFNASPARFKDICRSLGKYNFEWFAFLRANLIDEETARLMVRSGCRGVYLGIESADDAVLKNMNKKATHSQCLEGIRFLKKYGVTTVAAFIIGFPGETEETLKEDVEFIESSGVDFYTLKEFYYMKHTAVYEDRGRFGLSGIGNKWRHDTMDYKKAQAAKIDMFRSIKNSVYVDADTSLWYIAYLYDQGYDISRTAAAQRRINGIAARQIDGMTDDNDRLFKELGEILSKEAVRK